The Triticum urartu cultivar G1812 chromosome 5, Tu2.1, whole genome shotgun sequence genome contains the following window.
ACCAAGCAGATTATAAGACTTTTAATCATGTCATTGGGTGCCTCTGTACAGTATGTATGTGCATTGTGAAATGGCTAAGCGCGTTAAGTGACAGCAGCTCAGTTCATATTATCATAAAAAGGTACAGAAAGACACCAGCAGCTAATGATGGCTTAACATAATCACGAGAATAAACATGGTACAAGTAAGAAAACAACTTCATATAATGAACTAATGTTTCAAGAGAGAAAGATGCACAAAGGATGATGGAACCATGCAACTGTATGCATGATCTACAAAGAGACACAAAACATGCACTCAGAGTTGAAACCAACATCTCAGGATTTTCTGATGATTAATTCAGGAGAAGTTTTTTTTTGCAGGGTTAATTCAGGAGAAGTTGCTTCTTACTACCTTGCTTTTAGCCTGTCGAGCACCTTTATATTCACAAGCTGTGATGCCATGCAAGCGTCGAGATTCACAAAGACAGCACGCTTTCCATCGTCAGGCTCCGCAACAATAAACGCTCGTGACTTTAGCCTGAAGTGAATCCCTGATGTAACCTGCTCCGCATTTGCATATCCCATCATGTTAACATCTGCCGCAGGCCCTGTTATGTCATAGCTCCCCATGCCGACCAGATAAGGAGAGTCCGAGAGCACCAGGCTGCAATTCTGAAGGAGATGCAGTAAAAGAAGACATAGCCATATCCAGGACAAACCAAAACCGCAGACTTGGTAGCGCAAGCAAGACGAAGCCTCCATCAGGAAGGAACCAGGGAATGAAGTTGTTAATTAACTAGTGCAAGTCAGAAGCCTGGAGAGAACAAGAAATTTAACTGCATTCTGCAAAAGAGAAGAAAAGCCTATTAAAAAAACCACCAAACATTATATCATACTGATGCAAGGGAAAGGGTGCATACTAGTAGTATCCAACAAGACTATCAAGCTATAATGACACAAGTACATGTTAAGCTATAAATACAGTGTCCCCGCGAGAAAAAAACAGTAGTGTGGCGTGGGCCAGGCTTCCGGGTCACCATCTCCTGAGTGCTCATGGGCCAGCTGAGGTATGGCTTCTATTTGGTGGATCTGACTGATATGTGGTCCATCTCATCATCTGGCAGGCGATAACATGTTTAACTAAATGAAGTAGGAGCTCTGAACTAGGAGGCATTAATGGCCTATTCTGTACGGGTTAATGGTTTGATGAACTGGGGTCCGTTTGGTAGGTAGGTCTGTACTCTAGAATCAGTAGTACTAGTGTATTAGCACCTACCTAATGGACGGGAATTTTTGGCTCTCGGGACCCAGAGTACACTCAATTTAATTTGCGGTTGCTGAATTACTGTCCCAGAATTATCAATTTTCCACTTAAATTTAAGTTCCGGAAAGATCATGAAATTCGCTCGATGTTCAAAAAATAATCTTGGAATTAGTATTGATGAAATTCTGGGTTTTCTTAGAGATGTAGTATCATAAAAACTCCTAGAATTGGTATGCTCAAAAGTCATCCACTGGAGCACAAAATCTAGTACCCCAGATCCGCACCAAGCATGCTCAAACCCTAGCTAGAACAACTGCATACAGCAATTTAACTGGTACTGCAGCTGATTAGCACAACGCGTCCAGCTACGACCGACGCGACCTGGCTGGAATGAAGTGAGGGGCGGAGGGGGGAGGCGGACTGGCTCACCATGCGAACGGCGAATCTCGACTGGGAACCCCGCCCCGGCTGCTCCACTGGCTAGTGGCCTCCGCCGCCATTTAAACCCGCAGACACGACTAGGCCGGTTGGGAACTCCAAGAGCGGGGCGCCTCGTAGTCGTAGCTCAGTGGCGGAGGCCGACCGCGACGGACGGAGGGGGACAGGGTGGAGCCTACAAGGCACGGCTCGGAAAGGGAAAAGGGACCCAGCTAACCAAACAAGCAAACACGAGAGGAGTTCAGCGCCGCGGGAACTGGTGAGGTGTGGAGTAGGGGGGGagcgggggaggaggaggcgcgcgcACCTCTGGGCTCGAGGGCCTGGACCTCGTCGGCATGGGGACGGCCGGAccgaggaggagggggagcgggcGAGGCGTTGAATCGGCGGCGAGGATGACGACCAAGTGGGGAGACGATGGCGACGCGCCGCGGAGACTTCGGGCCGGGCCTTCCACGCGTTTGAGCccattttgttttttgttttttttactCCCCTGCGAACGTTAGATTTTTTTTAGCAGTCCAAACGCCCTTAGAATCGTCGGATCCCGATCAAACGCGTGACAATTTTTCTACTATTTATTTTACTACTCTCTCCGATAAAAAAAACAATGACACTTTTTTTGAATTGGAGGGAGTACATGGCAATGTTGCTTTAGAGTATAGCAAATCTCTTACAACGGCATCACAGTCAGTTTTTTAACaatatttgtttttttagatGATCCATGCATTTGCACCATTTTCCATAGAGACAGAAACGAGCAACCAATAATGGTCAGACCTAATGTTATGTTGCTTGCAAGTGACGACAACGAATAATTTTTTTCCTTTCTATGTTGATAAAAAAGTCCCCCTTCCCCAAACCCAAACACCATTTCATTAAAGCGAAAAGTAGCATGGTATCAAACTGCAGGCAACATCATCTTTTTTTCCTCAGGCTTTTTTTACATCGATGAGGAATACGTCTAGTTTACGATATAATTTTATTTTACAGTTGGTTCGATATAATTTTCATGCTCCGACGTGCGGCGGACTGTTGATAGAAGAATACGCCTAGTTTACAATATAATTTTATTTTTAATGCTCGTTCTTAATCCAGTTGTTTGTACATTCTATTAGCTATTGTTTTTCATCGTATTTATCAGATATAAGATACCCTTTGGGTGTCTTTTTTGAAAAAAGAATATGCCAAGTAACATAGTATCAAGCTAAATCTGAGCAACCAGCCACGTTTCAGCTTTAATTTGAATGTGAACTTTCACTCTTGTTTATTACAAGCACCAAATGCAAGAAGAACTACAACTAAAATAACTCAACGGCCAAAAATGCAAAGCAAATCACTCATCACGAAGGACCAATTGGTGTTGGCAATAAGCATCCAATATCATTGTTCGTCAGTTGCATCCAGTGAGAGAACTATACCCTGCGGTGATGATCCAGAAAAAGTAGACAACACATTGGCGGCACTAAGCGTGCATCACCGCAGATCACTTCCCATTGATGGAGGTGAGTATTCATTTTTCCTAGCATGTATCTTACACTTCTCCATGTTCTCTCTTGGAAACAAAACTAATTTCGAAGGCACCAAATGCTCCACGAGGCAATAGAGTTAACCATATTAAATATACGTGTATTTATTTCGACACCAAAACTTAGAAATATCATCAATGCATTTAGTGCTAGGCATTTCAAAAGCTACAACGGTAAATTGCCAATCTTTCTTAGCCACAACACAATCAAATAGAAAGTATTGCACCAATTCATTCTCACAACATCATAAGCAAGACGTATCAGCAATGGTCCTTCTTTGATAGGTTATCCCTAGTTAATATTATGTTATAGACCACCAACCAAAGAAACACATGGATGTTTGGAGGAACCAAAAATGCCCGCATCAAATCTTTCAATGGTGGTACATGATCAATGTGCCAAAACAGGAAGTCCCATGTGCAAAAACCTTCCCAAGTACACGCACCATTCAGGAGGAAGTCCCTCAAACCAAGATTCAACCCTCAATTGATTCTCCAAGAAGGATCAACACTGCCCTTCCATTTAGTTATCTTGACATtcatgttggggatcgtagcagaatttaaaattttctacgcatcaccaagatcaatttatggagtcatctagcaacagggagagaggagtgcatctacatacccttgtagatcacgagcggaagcgttcagagaacggggatgatgcagtcgtactcgccgtgatccaaatcaccgatgaccaagtgccgaacggacggcacctccgcgttcaacacacgtacggagcggatgacgtctcctccttcttgatccagcaagggggaaggagaggttgatgaaaatccagcagcacgacggcgtggtggtggatgcagcagtgatcgcagcagggcttcgccgagcttctgcgagagggagaggtgtagcaggggagagggaggcgccaagacttcaggtgtggctgccctccctccccctcctttatataggccccctggggggcgccggccctggagatgggatctcccaagggggcggcggccaagggggtgggagtgccccccaaggcaagtggaggcgccccccaccctagggtttccaaccctaagcgcagggggcccaagggggtggcgcaccagcccactatggactggttcccctccccattcagcccatggggccctccgggatgggtggccccacccggtggacccctgggacccatccggtggtcccggtacaataccggtgacccctaatctttcccgatggccgaaactacacttcctatatataattcttcacctccggaccattccggaactcctcgtgacgtccaggatctcatccgggactccgaacaatttTTGGATTATTGCATACTCATAtttctacaaccctagcgtcaccgaaccttaagtgtgtagaccctacgggttcgggagacaagcagacatgaccgagacgactctccggtcaataaccaacagcgggatctggatatccatgttggctcccacatgctcctcgatgatctcatcggatgaaccacgatgtcgaggacttaatcaatcctgtattcaattccctttgtcaatcggtacgttacttgcccgagactcgatcgtcggtatcccaataccttgttcagtctcgttaccggcaagtcactttactcgtaccgtaatgcatgatcccgtgatcaaccacttgatcacattgagctcattatgatgatgcattaccgagtgggcccagacatacctctccgtcatacggagtgacaaatcccagtcttgattcgtgccaacccaacagacactttcggagacacctataatgtacctttatagtcacccagttacattgtgacgtttggcacacccaaggcactcctacggtatccgggagttgcacaatctcatggtctaaggaaatgatacttgacattcagaaaagctacagcaaacgaactacacgatctttgtgctatgcttaggtttgggtcttgtccatcacatcattctcctaatgatgtgatcccgttgtcaatgacatccccatgtccatagtcaggaaaccatgactatctgttgatcaacgtgctagtcaactagaggctcactagggacacattgtggtctatgtattcacacatgtattacgatttctgtataatacaattatagcatgaataatagacaattatcatgaacaatgaaatataataatcattttattattgcctctagggcatatttccaacaattcaCCCCTTCAGTTAAGTGAAGGGCAAAGAAGTCAATCAAGTCTTCTATTTTCTTTTAAGGAGAAAACCAAACCATGGAAATGTTTCTACTGAGCATTGCTCTGCCAAGGCCACTATTTCTGTTTGCAAAACAAAGTACTCAAATTAAATATTCCTATAAATCATCCCTACTTACTTCACATTTCACCACATTTGGGACTATTAAATTTCTGACGTTGAGTCAATTAGTCTCATTATGTATAGGCACATCAATGTGATAAAAACTCAATCCCCTAGCGGACCTACCAAAGTAGGTTTCCATTGGATGTAGTTGCAGCCATGTCGCACAGTTGTTAACATTATGACCTAGCTGATTGCATATGAAGCAAGTCTTTGGCTCTTAGTGTTTTGGTTCTCCACCGTTAAAACAAATGATGTCCTTATATCTAGGATCTAGCACTTGATCCACTTTATTCACTACTACGGGGAGGGATCAAGGGCACTTAAGACGGTGGCGCAAGAGCTTGTTGACGCGACGGTGCAGGGCGCGAAGGGGGTTGTTGACGCGCAAGAGGTGCTACCAGGGGTGTGGCCATAGGCACCCGTGGAGCAATAATTGCATTCAAATATACAAAAAAATGTTCCATAGGTGATGGATGAAGTGTGTCGGAATGGATTTGGCATGAAAGTCATCAACACCAAGATCATTGTTTTCAAGAGATGAATGTACTATGATAAAAAAAAGAAACAAATTATATGGATGTCGAGGGATTCAATGAGTGGAGCAAATATAGACAAACTAGCTTAACCTAAAACTCGCCAACCCTGAAATTTGAGCTAGAAGTTTGTATAGGACTACCCCTTCTTCTATCCCCCTTGAGCTTCTTAGATTATAGGCTATATATAATTAATAATATCCCGAAAACCTCAAAGACGTATTAGATATGCAAGTCGTGTAGTAATAGTGTAGTCACACATTACTAGTGGGGATGGAGCCTATGTGTCCCTCGGTCTGTCCATACACAAATATGCACGCACTCCAAACACGCTAATTGACCTTGAACCCTAAGACTACTCATAGAGGGAGTAGCATAAGTGGTAATATCACACATATCTAGACAAAATAGATGATGTATGTGTTAAGTAATTAATGAGGAAAGACAATGTtttggtaacataatatgttacggTAACAGTACACATATAAGATAAAATGAGTCTAGAACCTAATAAATAAGGTATTGCATGACACCACACACTACCAACTATAGaggtactacctccgtcctggtttattggcccccttCATATTTCATGTCAAATTTTGACCATGTATTTGACcaacaaaatgttagtgcatgtcaccaaaaaatgttggattcgtatttgaacatagtttctcGTGGTATGattttttatgacatgcattgACAAATCTATGGTGAAAAATTGACACTAAATACGAAGGGGACCAATAAATCAGGACAGAGGTAGTAGTaatagtaacatatgcatgttactagtctaagttactccccactataacCAGCCTAACTCCTCACTCATGAAGTATCTCGGCTAAGGGGAAGAAGAAGCGATGAAATGAATAGACCCAATGAATAAAAAATGGGTGGGTTGCCTACATCATGCACGGAAGCATATAGATAGCTAGATGATACTCTACACGTTGCGGCGGGGAATGGTTGCAATATATTCTAATGGGATTGGTTGTATGGAGCATAAATACATGTGAATTAATAGTATCATGTGATTATTGTATAGTGTAAAACTTTTTTTCACGCATGATTGTGTATTGAGGTAGACATTTTCCCATGTATGCATGGTTGCATGTGCATTAAGTATGCTAATTGGATGGAGCATGCAACTAAGAAAGAGGAAATAATAATTGATGAGGTGGCATATGTGCATGTTGAGATAAATAGGATAGTGGAGATCAATTTCTTATGTATATATAGGATATAGGATGTGTACTCCCATTGTCTTCTTATCTACTTCTTTCATAATTTTCAGTCCTTGTTCTTTGCATGAGTAAATCAAACTGCAACTACTGAGATGGAGAAACACCAACCAACAACTAGAGAGAATGCAtgctatgcatgcatgcacagCTTAATTATTATCGAGTGCCATCATTTTGGCACGCTTTATCTTGGCAAACTCAACCAACTTGTCCACATCCGGCATAACCTCCTTAGCACCTTCCAACCCAGCGAAGCGCTCCGTCCATTCCACTAGGAGTGGGGTCTTTGTTGTGTCCAGGAGTTCGACACCACAAAGTGCCTTAGTTCCTTGCATCCACGCGATCATGCCGGAGAGCACGACATCGACGTACCCGACATCATCACCACCGAAGAAGGGCGCTAATTTTCTGGAGAGCGCCCCCTCCAGCGTCTTCACTGCCTCCACCGTCTCTCTCATCCATTCAGCTTTCTCCTCGTTTGTGTTGGCCCTAAACATCTTCAACCATGGGGCGACTAGCTGCAATTCATCAAGCGTGAGCACCCACATAGTCCGTGGGACATATATATGTTGCTATATATGTAAGTGGGTTTACAGTCGTCAGACATGTATGTACCTTATCTTCAATGTACCTGGCCCAGAACCGTGCCATGGCACGTTCGTAGGGGTCAACG
Protein-coding sequences here:
- the LOC125506935 gene encoding probable glutathione S-transferase GSTU6 isoform X2 codes for the protein MAGYIWQEQLGDELKVLGTWRSPFALRVRLALNFKGLPYEYFEEDLDNKSDLLLKSNPFIKKLPVLIHNNNLICESLVILEYIEEKFSDVGPALLPVDPYERAMARFWARYIEDKLVAPWLKMFRANTNEEKAEWMRETVEAVKTLEGALSRKLAPFFGGDDVGYVDVVLSGMIAWMQGTKALCGVELLDTTKTPLLVEWTERFAGLEGAKEVMPDVDKLVEFAKIKRAKMMALDNN